A window of the Streptomyces albireticuli genome harbors these coding sequences:
- a CDS encoding AMP-binding protein: MPAPTLPAPSAPVPVATAPPGSPYAPQATALLADTVHGTVARQAAAFPHRTAVRAHDATLTYTALDRRANHLAHRLRALGVREGDTVAVCLEPSARQVTALLAVLKAGGAYLALGPGEHPRGGDRAALLRNTGARAVVTQELFAGDWNETIPTLLLGPTTVPAPLGAVPPATGVPAHGPAYLLPVTGPASAPWGVCVPHKALTALAEDARFLPARPGDVALSAYGPDGGSALGLWAPLMAGAQLLIAPRGLGPRELATLIREERVTVARLGAPAFREMAGEGLAALKGLRCLVVTTASLSSEELSLVRRELPRTLLVETVTL, translated from the coding sequence ATGCCCGCCCCCACGCTCCCGGCCCCCTCGGCCCCGGTGCCCGTGGCCACCGCGCCGCCCGGCTCCCCGTACGCACCTCAGGCCACGGCTCTCCTGGCGGACACGGTGCACGGCACGGTCGCGCGGCAGGCGGCCGCCTTCCCGCACCGCACCGCCGTCCGCGCCCATGACGCCACGCTCACCTACACGGCGCTCGACCGGCGGGCCAACCACCTGGCGCACCGCCTGCGCGCCCTCGGCGTCCGCGAGGGCGACACGGTCGCGGTGTGCCTCGAACCCTCCGCCCGGCAGGTCACCGCGCTGCTGGCCGTCCTCAAGGCCGGCGGCGCCTACCTCGCCCTCGGCCCCGGGGAACACCCCCGGGGCGGCGACCGCGCGGCGCTGCTGCGCAACACCGGCGCCCGCGCCGTCGTCACCCAGGAGCTGTTCGCCGGCGACTGGAACGAGACGATCCCCACCCTGCTCCTGGGCCCCACCACGGTGCCCGCCCCGCTCGGGGCCGTGCCGCCGGCGACCGGCGTCCCGGCGCACGGGCCGGCCTACCTGCTGCCCGTCACCGGCCCCGCCTCCGCGCCCTGGGGGGTGTGCGTGCCGCACAAGGCGCTCACCGCCCTGGCCGAGGACGCCCGCTTCCTGCCCGCACGCCCCGGCGACGTCGCCCTCAGCGCGTACGGCCCGGACGGCGGGTCGGCGCTGGGCCTGTGGGCGCCGCTGATGGCCGGCGCGCAGCTGCTCATCGCCCCGCGGGGCCTCGGGCCGCGTGAACTGGCCACGCTGATACGGGAGGAGAGGGTCACGGTGGCGCGCCTGGGCGCGCCGGCCTTCCGTGAGATGGCGGGGGAGGGGCTCGCGGCTCTGAAGGGGCTGCGGTGCCTGGTGGTGACGACGGCTTCGCTGTCGAGTGAGGAACTGAGTCTGGTGCGGCGGGAGTTGCCGAGGACTTTGCTGGTGGAGACCGTGACTCTGTGA
- a CDS encoding FAD-dependent monooxygenase, translated as MDAAVIIAGAGPAGLMLAGELRLAGVEVIVLEKLPKRTGESRGLGFTARTMEIFDQRGLLSRFGDIETSNQGHFGGLPVDFAVLEGAQQAAKSIPQSHTETVLEEWVTELGTDLRRSHEVLSFTDEGDHVAVEVRGPEGVHTLTARYLIGCDGGRSLIRKAAGFDFPGTGATLEMFLADIRGVDLEPRMIGETLPGGMVMVGPLPGGTTRIIVCERGTPPQRRTTPPSFEEVAAAWQRLTGTDISHAEAEWVSSFGDATRQVTEYRRGRVILAGDAAHIHLPAGGQGMNTSIQDAVNLGWKLAAVVSGRSPESLLDTYHDERHPVGRRLLMNTRAQGLLFLSGPEVQPLRDVLNELIAYEPVSRHLAGMVSGLEISYNVGRGDHPLLGKRMPRLELVTPDRKTSSTELLHAGRGLLLDLEDNATLRARAAGFSDRIDIVTAAPHGVPAGHPLEGTAAVLVRPDGYVAWAAPGSHHDLPMALERWFGEARV; from the coding sequence ATGGACGCTGCCGTGATAATCGCGGGCGCCGGTCCGGCCGGGCTCATGCTCGCCGGTGAACTGCGGCTCGCGGGAGTGGAGGTCATCGTCCTGGAGAAGCTGCCGAAGCGCACGGGGGAGTCCCGTGGACTGGGCTTCACCGCCCGCACCATGGAGATCTTCGACCAGCGCGGGCTGCTCTCCCGCTTCGGTGACATCGAGACCAGCAACCAGGGCCACTTCGGCGGCCTGCCGGTCGACTTCGCGGTGCTGGAGGGCGCGCAGCAGGCGGCCAAGTCCATCCCGCAGTCGCACACCGAGACCGTGCTGGAGGAGTGGGTCACCGAGCTGGGCACCGACCTGCGGCGCAGCCACGAGGTGCTCTCCTTCACCGACGAGGGCGACCACGTCGCCGTCGAGGTCCGCGGCCCCGAGGGCGTCCACACCCTCACCGCCCGCTACCTGATCGGCTGTGACGGCGGCCGCAGCCTCATCCGCAAGGCGGCCGGCTTCGACTTCCCGGGCACCGGGGCCACCCTGGAGATGTTCCTCGCCGACATCCGCGGCGTCGACCTCGAACCGCGCATGATCGGTGAGACCCTGCCCGGCGGCATGGTGATGGTCGGCCCGCTGCCCGGCGGCACCACCCGCATCATCGTCTGCGAGCGCGGCACCCCGCCGCAGCGGCGCACCACGCCGCCCTCCTTCGAGGAGGTCGCCGCCGCCTGGCAGCGCCTGACCGGCACCGACATCTCGCACGCCGAGGCGGAGTGGGTCTCCTCCTTCGGCGACGCGACCCGCCAGGTCACCGAGTACCGGCGCGGCCGGGTCATCCTGGCCGGCGACGCCGCCCACATCCACCTGCCCGCCGGCGGCCAGGGCATGAACACCAGCATCCAGGACGCGGTCAACCTCGGCTGGAAGCTCGCCGCGGTCGTGAGCGGCCGGTCCCCGGAGTCGCTGCTCGACACCTACCACGACGAGCGCCACCCGGTGGGCCGGCGCCTGCTGATGAACACCCGCGCCCAGGGCCTGCTCTTCCTCTCCGGCCCGGAGGTCCAGCCGCTGCGCGACGTGCTCAACGAGCTCATCGCCTACGAGCCGGTCAGCCGTCACCTGGCCGGCATGGTCAGCGGCCTGGAGATCAGCTACAACGTCGGCCGCGGCGACCACCCGCTCCTGGGCAAGCGCATGCCGCGCCTGGAGCTGGTCACGCCCGACCGCAAGACCTCCAGCACCGAGCTCCTGCACGCCGGCCGCGGCCTGCTGCTGGACCTGGAGGACAACGCCACGCTGCGCGCCCGCGCCGCCGGCTTCTCCGACCGCATCGACATCGTCACCGCCGCGCCGCACGGCGTGCCGGCCGGCCACCCGCTGGAGGGCACCGCCGCCGTCCTGGTGCGCCCCGACGGCTACGTCGCCTGGGCCGCGCCGGGCAGCCACCACGACCTGCCCATGGCCCTGGAGCGCTGGTTCGGCGAGGCCCGCGTCTGA
- a CDS encoding TetR/AcrR family transcriptional regulator C-terminal domain-containing protein — MTSTPDAAPDTTAAVPTAAERQAVARAARALLARQGWQRTTAEAIAASAGVSQDEVRACAGDTGQLLLSVLLDSSASVAAHLADVAVARPGPGESVDLGTELTDLAHAWLSALDAFPEHFAIVRHLAAEITELPAGVPEKWQTAGPRQAQSDLAHRLRAVADSGLLDIDDADRAAVRFVQLTTLAVVQASFHGALPLAEEHTAVLVAQGVEDFLRLYRTGR, encoded by the coding sequence ATGACGTCCACCCCCGACGCCGCACCCGACACGACCGCCGCCGTGCCCACGGCAGCGGAGCGGCAGGCCGTCGCACGGGCCGCCCGCGCCCTCCTCGCCCGCCAGGGCTGGCAGCGCACCACGGCCGAGGCGATCGCCGCGTCCGCGGGCGTGAGCCAGGACGAGGTACGCGCCTGTGCCGGGGACACCGGGCAGCTGCTGCTGTCCGTCCTCCTGGACTCCTCGGCCTCCGTCGCCGCCCATCTGGCCGACGTGGCCGTCGCCAGGCCCGGCCCGGGGGAGTCGGTCGACCTGGGCACGGAGCTCACCGACCTCGCCCACGCCTGGCTGTCCGCCCTGGACGCCTTCCCCGAGCACTTCGCGATCGTCCGGCACCTCGCCGCGGAGATCACCGAACTGCCCGCCGGAGTGCCCGAGAAGTGGCAGACGGCGGGCCCCCGCCAGGCGCAGTCCGACCTCGCCCACCGCCTGCGCGCGGTGGCCGACTCCGGCCTGCTGGACATCGACGACGCCGACCGCGCCGCCGTCCGCTTCGTCCAGCTGACCACCCTCGCGGTCGTCCAGGCGTCCTTCCACGGCGCCCTGCCGCTGGCCGAGGAGCACACCGCCGTGCTCGTCGCCCAGGGCGTCGAGGACTTCCTGCGTCTCTACCGCACCGGCCGCTGA
- a CDS encoding TcmI family type II polyketide cyclase: MHSTLIVARMDPGHSVDVAKLFGDFDATEMPHRMGTRRRQLFSYRGLYFHLQDFDTDNGGELIEEAKSDPRFVGISEDLKPFIQAYDPATWRSPKDAMATRFYDWTAAK, translated from the coding sequence ATGCACAGCACCCTGATCGTGGCCCGTATGGACCCCGGCCACAGCGTCGACGTAGCCAAGCTCTTCGGTGACTTCGACGCCACCGAGATGCCGCACCGCATGGGCACCAGGCGCCGTCAGCTGTTCTCCTACCGCGGCCTGTACTTCCACCTCCAGGACTTCGACACGGACAACGGCGGCGAGCTCATCGAGGAGGCCAAGTCCGACCCGCGCTTCGTCGGGATCAGCGAGGACCTCAAGCCGTTCATCCAGGCCTACGACCCGGCGACCTGGCGGTCGCCGAAGGACGCCATGGCCACCCGCTTCTACGACTGGACGGCAGCCAAGTGA
- a CDS encoding beta-ketoacyl-[acyl-carrier-protein] synthase family protein: MGRRVVITGIGVLAPGGIGTKNFWSLLSEGRTATRGITFFDPSPFRSKVAAEADFDPELHGLSPQEIRRMDRAAQFGVVTAREALADSGLDLAGLDPYRTGVTIGSAVGATTGLDNEYRVVSDGGRLDLVDHKYTPQHLYNHFVPSSFAAEVAWATGAEGPATVVSTGCTSGIDSVGHAVELIREGTADVMITGATDAPISPITMACFDAIKATTPRNDDPEHASRPFDGTRNGFVLGEGSACFVLEELESARKRGARIYAEIAGYASRCNAFHMTGLRPDGREMAEAIKVALDEARMNPEGIDYINAHGSGTKQNDRHETAAFKLSLGDHAYRTPVSSIKSMVGHSLGAIGSIEIAASVLAMENNVVPPTANLHTPDPECDLDYVPLTAREHTTDAVLTVGSGFGGFQSAMVLARPERSLA, encoded by the coding sequence GTGGGGCGCCGGGTAGTAATCACTGGAATCGGAGTGCTGGCACCGGGTGGTATCGGTACCAAGAACTTCTGGAGCCTGCTGAGCGAGGGCCGCACGGCCACGCGGGGGATCACGTTCTTCGACCCCTCGCCGTTCCGCTCCAAGGTCGCCGCCGAGGCGGACTTCGACCCCGAGCTGCACGGTCTGAGCCCGCAGGAGATCCGGCGGATGGACCGCGCCGCACAGTTCGGCGTCGTCACCGCCCGCGAGGCCCTGGCCGACAGCGGCCTGGACCTGGCCGGCCTCGACCCGTACCGCACCGGTGTCACCATCGGCAGCGCGGTCGGCGCCACCACCGGCCTGGACAACGAGTACCGCGTCGTCAGCGACGGCGGCCGGCTGGACCTCGTCGACCACAAGTACACCCCGCAGCACCTCTACAACCACTTCGTGCCCAGCTCGTTCGCCGCCGAGGTCGCCTGGGCGACCGGCGCCGAGGGCCCGGCCACCGTGGTCTCCACGGGCTGCACCTCCGGCATCGACTCCGTCGGCCACGCCGTCGAGCTCATCCGCGAGGGCACCGCCGATGTGATGATCACCGGCGCGACGGACGCCCCGATCTCGCCGATCACCATGGCCTGCTTCGACGCGATCAAGGCCACCACGCCGCGCAACGACGACCCCGAGCACGCCTCGCGGCCGTTCGACGGCACCCGCAACGGCTTCGTCCTGGGCGAGGGCTCCGCCTGCTTCGTCCTGGAGGAGCTGGAGAGCGCCCGCAAGCGCGGCGCCCGCATCTACGCCGAGATCGCCGGCTACGCCTCGCGCTGCAACGCCTTCCACATGACGGGCCTGCGCCCCGACGGCCGGGAGATGGCCGAGGCCATCAAGGTCGCCCTGGACGAGGCCCGGATGAACCCCGAGGGCATCGACTACATCAACGCGCACGGCTCGGGCACCAAGCAGAACGACCGCCACGAGACGGCCGCGTTCAAGCTGAGCCTCGGCGACCACGCGTACCGCACCCCGGTCAGCTCCATCAAGTCCATGGTCGGCCACTCGCTCGGCGCCATCGGCTCGATCGAGATCGCCGCCTCCGTGCTGGCGATGGAGAACAACGTGGTGCCGCCCACCGCGAACCTGCACACCCCGGACCCCGAGTGCGACCTGGACTACGTCCCGCTCACCGCCCGGGAGCACACCACCGACGCCGTACTGACCGTGGGCAGCGGCTTCGGCGGATTCCAGAGCGCCATGGTCCTGGCCCGTCCCGAAAGGAGCCTGGCGTGA
- a CDS encoding ketosynthase chain-length factor: MTAKVVITGIGVATPNGLGVDDYWAATRVGKNAIGPVTRFDAAQYPSKLAGEIHDFTAEDHLPSRLIPQTDRMTRLALVAADCAFEDAGVKPGDIPEFDMGVVTASASGGFEFGQNELKKLWGQGSQYVSAYQSFAWFYAVNSGQISIRNGMRGPSGVVVSDQAGGLDAIAQARRQIRKGSKLIFSGGFDASICPWGWVAQLAGGLMSTDENPERAYLPFDPDANGYVPGEGGALLILEDAEAARGRGATNIYGEIAGYGATFDPKPGSGREPGLRRAIEAALADAGLEAGDIDVVFADAAGTPELDRIEADAISAVFGPGRVPVTAPKTMTGRLYSGAAPVDVVAAVLAMREGLIPPTTNVTLSPEYDIDLVTGTARPAPVRAALVLARGYGGFNSAVVVRAAD; this comes from the coding sequence GTGACCGCCAAGGTAGTCATCACCGGCATCGGCGTCGCCACCCCCAACGGCCTGGGCGTGGACGACTACTGGGCCGCCACCCGCGTCGGCAAGAACGCGATCGGCCCCGTCACCCGCTTCGACGCCGCGCAGTACCCGTCCAAGCTGGCCGGTGAGATCCACGACTTCACCGCCGAGGACCACCTGCCCAGCAGGCTGATCCCGCAGACCGACCGCATGACGCGGCTCGCGCTCGTCGCCGCCGACTGCGCCTTCGAGGACGCCGGCGTCAAGCCCGGCGACATCCCCGAGTTCGACATGGGCGTCGTCACCGCCAGCGCCTCCGGCGGCTTCGAGTTCGGCCAGAACGAGCTCAAGAAGCTGTGGGGCCAGGGCAGCCAGTACGTCTCCGCCTACCAGTCCTTCGCCTGGTTCTACGCGGTCAACAGCGGCCAGATCTCCATCCGCAACGGCATGCGGGGCCCCAGCGGCGTCGTCGTCAGCGACCAGGCGGGCGGCCTCGACGCCATCGCCCAGGCCCGCCGGCAGATCCGCAAGGGCAGCAAGCTCATCTTCTCCGGCGGCTTCGACGCCTCCATCTGCCCCTGGGGCTGGGTCGCCCAGCTCGCCGGCGGCCTGATGAGCACGGACGAGAACCCGGAGCGGGCCTACCTCCCCTTCGACCCCGACGCCAACGGCTACGTGCCCGGCGAGGGCGGCGCCCTGCTCATCCTGGAGGACGCGGAGGCCGCCCGCGGCCGCGGCGCCACCAACATCTACGGTGAGATCGCCGGTTACGGCGCGACCTTCGACCCGAAGCCCGGCAGCGGCCGTGAGCCCGGCCTGCGCCGCGCCATCGAGGCAGCGCTGGCCGACGCGGGCCTGGAGGCGGGCGACATCGACGTCGTCTTCGCCGACGCCGCCGGCACCCCGGAGCTGGACCGCATCGAGGCCGACGCCATCAGCGCCGTCTTCGGCCCCGGCCGGGTCCCGGTCACCGCCCCCAAGACGATGACCGGCCGCCTGTACTCCGGCGCCGCGCCGGTGGACGTCGTCGCCGCGGTGCTGGCCATGCGCGAGGGCCTGATCCCGCCCACCACCAACGTCACGCTCTCTCCCGAGTACGACATCGACCTGGTCACCGGTACGGCCCGCCCGGCTCCCGTGCGCGCCGCCCTGGTCCTCGCCCGCGGCTACGGCGGCTTCAACTCCGCCGTCGTCGTCCGCGCCGCGGACTAG
- a CDS encoding acyl carrier protein: MSQEFTIDDLKRILLEGAGADEGVDLDSDILDTDFEELGYESLALLETGGRIEREYGVSFDDDTLAENRTPRALVATVNALLKDAVGV; this comes from the coding sequence ATGTCCCAGGAATTCACCATCGACGACCTCAAGCGCATCCTCCTCGAGGGCGCCGGCGCCGACGAGGGCGTCGACCTCGACAGCGACATCCTCGACACCGACTTCGAGGAGCTCGGCTACGAGTCGCTGGCGCTGCTGGAGACCGGCGGCCGCATCGAGCGCGAGTACGGCGTCTCCTTCGACGACGACACCCTCGCCGAGAACCGCACCCCGCGCGCCCTCGTCGCCACCGTCAACGCCCTGCTGAAGGACGCCGTCGGCGTCTGA
- the fabG gene encoding 3-oxoacyl-ACP reductase FabG — protein sequence MTSTPRVALVTGGTSGIGLAVARLLASQNHQVFIGARNADNVAETVKQLQAEGLDVDGTTLDVRSTEDARAFVQAAVDRFGTVDVLVNNAGRSGGGVTADIDDELWHDVIDTNLNSVFRLTREVLTTGGLRNKDRGRIINIASTAGKQGVVLGAPYSASKHGVVGFTKALGNELAPTGITVNAVCPGYVETPMAQRVRQGYAAAYDATEDAILQKFQSKIPLGRYSTPEEVAGLVGYLASDTAASITAQALNVCGGLGNF from the coding sequence ATGACCAGCACCCCTCGCGTCGCTCTCGTTACCGGCGGCACCAGCGGCATCGGCCTCGCCGTCGCCCGCCTGCTGGCCTCGCAGAACCACCAGGTCTTCATCGGCGCCCGCAACGCCGACAACGTCGCCGAGACCGTCAAGCAGCTCCAGGCCGAGGGCCTCGACGTCGACGGCACCACCCTCGACGTCCGTTCCACCGAGGACGCCCGCGCCTTCGTCCAGGCCGCCGTCGACCGCTTCGGCACCGTCGACGTCCTGGTCAACAACGCCGGCCGCAGCGGCGGCGGCGTCACGGCCGACATCGACGACGAGCTGTGGCACGACGTCATCGACACCAACCTCAACAGCGTCTTCCGCCTCACCCGCGAGGTTCTCACCACCGGTGGCCTGCGCAACAAGGACCGCGGCCGCATCATCAACATCGCCTCGACCGCCGGCAAGCAGGGTGTCGTCCTGGGCGCCCCGTACTCCGCCTCCAAGCACGGCGTCGTCGGCTTCACCAAGGCCCTGGGCAACGAGCTCGCCCCGACCGGCATCACCGTGAACGCCGTCTGCCCCGGCTACGTCGAGACGCCGATGGCCCAGCGCGTCCGCCAGGGCTACGCCGCCGCCTACGACGCCACCGAGGACGCGATCCTCCAGAAGTTCCAGTCGAAGATCCCGCTCGGCCGCTACTCCACCCCGGAGGAGGTCGCCGGCCTGGTCGGTTACCTCGCCTCCGACACCGCGGCCTCCATCACCGCGCAGGCCCTCAACGTCTGCGGCGGCCTCGGCAACTTCTAG
- a CDS encoding aromatase/cyclase: MPQSPLREVEHEITVSAPAAAVYRLIADVANWPRIFPPTIYVDHLEQGENTERIRIWATANGEPKNWTSRRTLDPEALRITFRQEVSTPPVATMGGTWIIEPLSEGTSRVRLLHDYTAVDEAPESLAWIDEAVDRNSRSELAALKSNVELAHAAEEVTFSFEDTVQINGSAKDVYDFINEAHLWSERLPHVATVRLEEDTPGLQSLEMDTRAKDGSTHTTKSYRVTFPSHKIAYKQVTLPALMTLHTGYWTFAENEDGVAASSQHTVTLNTENITKILGPDAGVAEARAYVHTALSTNSTATLNHAKAHAEQQR, encoded by the coding sequence ATGCCGCAGTCCCCGCTGCGTGAGGTGGAGCACGAGATCACCGTCTCGGCCCCGGCCGCCGCCGTCTACCGCCTGATCGCCGACGTCGCGAACTGGCCGCGCATCTTCCCGCCCACCATCTACGTCGACCACCTGGAGCAGGGCGAGAACACCGAGCGCATCCGCATCTGGGCCACCGCCAACGGCGAGCCCAAGAACTGGACCAGCCGCCGCACGCTGGACCCCGAGGCCCTGCGCATCACCTTCCGCCAGGAGGTCTCCACCCCGCCGGTCGCCACCATGGGCGGCACCTGGATCATCGAGCCGCTCTCCGAGGGCACCTCCCGGGTCCGGCTGCTGCACGACTACACCGCCGTCGACGAGGCCCCCGAGTCGCTGGCGTGGATCGACGAGGCCGTCGACCGCAACTCGCGCTCCGAGCTCGCCGCGCTGAAGAGCAACGTCGAACTCGCCCACGCCGCCGAGGAGGTGACCTTCTCCTTCGAGGACACCGTCCAGATCAACGGCTCGGCCAAGGACGTCTACGACTTCATCAACGAGGCGCACCTGTGGTCCGAGCGCCTCCCGCACGTGGCCACCGTCCGGCTGGAGGAGGACACCCCCGGGCTCCAGAGCCTGGAGATGGACACCCGCGCCAAGGACGGCTCGACCCACACCACCAAGTCCTACCGGGTCACCTTCCCCAGCCACAAGATCGCCTACAAGCAGGTCACCCTGCCGGCGCTCATGACGCTGCACACCGGCTACTGGACGTTCGCCGAGAACGAGGACGGCGTCGCGGCCTCCTCCCAGCACACCGTCACCCTCAACACCGAGAACATCACCAAGATCCTCGGTCCGGACGCCGGTGTCGCCGAGGCCAGGGCCTACGTCCACACCGCCCTGAGCACCAACAGCACCGCGACGCTGAACCACGCCAAGGCCCACGCCGAGCAGCAGCGCTGA